The genomic DNA GTGTCGCATCACAAAGATTTTTTCTATACAGGGCTAGACACTGTATAAATGGACAGTATACTTAGCCCCAATTACTGATAGCTTTCATCGCATAGCGATAGCGTTTTATTTCCTGGAGACTGAAATGGACGATAACAAAGAAAAGGCGCTCGCAGCCGCACTCGGACAAATCGAAAAGCAATTTGGCAAAGGCTCAATCATGCGTCTGGGTGATGACCGCACGATGGACATCGAAACCGTATCGACCGGCTCTTTGTCTCTCGATATCGCCCTAGGTGCAGGTGGCCTGCCTTTTGGTCGTATTATCGAAATCTATGGCCCAGAGTCATCAGGTAAAACGACGCTGACGCTAGAAGCGATTGCCGAAGCACAAAAAATGGGTAAGACCTGTGCCTTTATCGACGCTGAGCATGCCCTTGACCCTATTTATGCGCGCAAGCTGGGTGTGGATATCGATAACCTTTTGGTTTCTCAGCCAGATACCGGTGAGCAAGCGTTGGAAATCGCTGATGCACTGACACGCTCGGGCGCTGTCGACATGATCGTGATTGACTCGGTAGCGGCTTTGACACCTAAAGCTGAGATTGAAGGCGAGATGGGCGACTCACACATGGGTCTGCAAGCGCGTATGTTGTCACAAGCGATGCGTAAGCTCACAGCCAACATCAAAAACAGCAATACCATGATGGTATTCATCAACCAAATTCGCATGAAAATTGGTGTGATGTTTGGTAACCCAGAAACCACGACTGGGGGTAACGCGTTAAAATTCTACGCCTCGGTTCGCCTGGATATTCGCCGCATTGGTGCAATTAAAGAAGGTGACGAAGTGGTGGGCAACGAAACCCGCGTAAAAGTGGTAAAAAACAAAGTTGCTGCGCCCTTTAAACAAGCTGAGTTCCAAATCCTTTATGGCCAAGGTATTAACTTGCAAGGCGAATTAGTGGATTTGGGCGTGAAACATAAGCTGGTAGAAAAAGCCGGTGCTTGGTATAGCTACAAAGGCGATAAAATTGGCCAGGGCAAAGCAAACGCCTGCAAGTACCTAAAAGAAAACCCGCACGTTGCTGAAGAAATCGAC from Salinivibrio kushneri includes the following:
- the recA gene encoding recombinase RecA → MDDNKEKALAAALGQIEKQFGKGSIMRLGDDRTMDIETVSTGSLSLDIALGAGGLPFGRIIEIYGPESSGKTTLTLEAIAEAQKMGKTCAFIDAEHALDPIYARKLGVDIDNLLVSQPDTGEQALEIADALTRSGAVDMIVIDSVAALTPKAEIEGEMGDSHMGLQARMLSQAMRKLTANIKNSNTMMVFINQIRMKIGVMFGNPETTTGGNALKFYASVRLDIRRIGAIKEGDEVVGNETRVKVVKNKVAAPFKQAEFQILYGQGINLQGELVDLGVKHKLVEKAGAWYSYKGDKIGQGKANACKYLKENPHVAEEIDTTLREMLLQTALNNEAVDANAEAETEDDQL